From Paraburkholderia sprentiae WSM5005:
GGCCATCCCGATACGACGCGGCCTGCCGGAAACTGCGCTGCTTCGCGTCCTTGTAGACCTTTGCGCAACGCATCGAGTCGCCGCTGCGCACGACGTAGACCGTTGCTTCCTTGCCGCTCATCAACTGGCCGATCACCTCGTCGATGAGTCCCTCGTCGAGCAGCGGCGCAAGCCGTTTCGGTATTTTCATACGACCGGCCAGTGCGGCTCGTGGCGCGTGCGTTCAAAATGCGTGGAAGGCGAAACGGCCGCTGAAGTGCGCGGAATCGGCAAACCGATGAATCGCGTGGGCGGTTCCGCTCGTCGGGTGGCTGCATGGGGAGTGGAAGTCATGCCGGATTATAAGGGGAGCGAGGCGATGCGACGCAAATCGCCTGGCGACTGCGTGGCTGCATTGCCGTCGCTCCTCGCCGCTGGCTATCCAATGAAAGTCAAGCATTGGGCCTCGCCCATCGCGATCATTCGGGCGAATGCGCTCGACTACGGCTTGTCGTCCTCGCGATCGGGGTCGAGGTCGGGATCGAGCGGCGGCTCATCCGGGTCCTGCGACGGACCGACGTCGGGCAAATCCGTCTGCACGACGTCGGACTGATCGGGCCGTATCGGGTTGTCGTCTTTGTTCGGTGTGGTGGCCATGGCCGGTCCTCCTAATTTCGTTGCTGTGACCGATCTAGCAGCAAGTTCTACTCCCGATCCCGAGGCGGCCAGATCCTTCGCTCACAAACCGAAGCCCATTTGAGAACGGCCAAGCTCAGTGAGATCGTCTGCCGTCGCGCGCCCGACGAAATCGACTTCGAAGTGATCGGCCGGAAAATCCGGCGGGCTGTTGCCATCGAGAAAGCTCGACAGCTGCCGCTTCAGATACGCATCGTTCTTCGCGCAGGCCGGCAGCGAAGCGATATACATCACGTTGCTATAGCCGTTGCCGCGATGCGCGTCCTCGACCGCGTGAATGACGTCGCTGTGCCAGAACACGGTGTCGCCCGCCTGCATCAGCGGAATCGACGACAGCGCATGAAACAGCGGCGCATGATATTCGGCCTTGATCGACAGCGCGCGACCGGGCATCGCTCCGCACAGATCGTCTTCGGCAACATCATCCTGAAGCGCGCGCATCAGGATGTAGACCATCGAGTTCGCCATTGGCACCAATTGCAGCGTGCCGTCGCCGGGACCCTGCGGCGTCAGCGCGGTCCAGCCTTGAAACGTGCGGAACATCGAGCAGACGGCCGGCGAAGCGATCTCCTCGACCTCGGTTCGCCATGCGGCATCGAACGGATCGTAGTCGCGCCAGCGGCCCGAGAACACGTGGCGATACACCTTGCGGAAATTCGACTCGATCCAGCGCTCCACCGAACCACCGTCGCAATGCGCCGACAAGCCGAGCGATTCCGACCCGGGCGGCCGACGACGCAGGCGGTCGGCATACACCGGCACATGGTTCGGATCGAAATGCACGCCCCCTTCGCTTTCGGTGCGCCACAGCCGGTTCAGAAACACGCGGGCCTGCGTGAGCTCGGTCGACTGCCGCGCGAGCACCTGCGGTTTCGACCAGTACACACCGTAGATTTGCGGCTTGCTCGAGGCGAGCTGACCGAAGTACTTGTCTTCCGCGCGATTCAGCAGCTTTGCGTCGAGGTTGTTGCGCTCGACGTATTCGGCGATGTCCTGATCCCATTGCTCGACGCGAGACCGGTCGAACACGTTGCGGATCACACAGGCGCCGCGTGCCTTGACGGACGCGATCTGCTCGTCGGTGATGCGGTTCGCCACGATGTCGGCGAACTGGATTTCCGGAATGACCGGCTCGTCGCGCTCACGCAGCGTGGCGATTCGCTCCGCCTCTTTCGTCATCGCCGCTTCGACGTCGGCGAACACTTCACGGTAGCTCGGCAGCATCTCGCGGAGTTCGCGCTTCGCGCGACGGATGGCTGCCGGCAGGTCGTCGATTTGCAAGGCCATTGCATCGTTTCCATGTGGTTTCTGATGCATGAAGCGTACGCGAACGAGCGACGCCCGCGTGATACTATCCGGTCAAAGATTTGACGATTCCGGACATGAAAGCCGCTTTAGAGCACGTGGATTTTGGTCGGGACTGTTCGGTCAGGGTTTACCACCGCCGGCTGTCCCGCATCCCTTTCGAATGGCATCACCATCCCGAGTACGAGCTGACGCTGACGATGAACAGTCAGGGCAAGCGGTATATCGGAGACTCCGTCGCGAGTTACGGCGCCGACGATCTCGTGCTGGTTCCGCCGAATCTGCCGCACACGTGGGCCTCGAACCGCTCGATCGACGCGGCGCACCCGCAAGTCGCGATCGTCGTATGGTTCGACGGCGCGTGGGTGCGGCGACTCGCCGATGTCTGCCCCGAATACAACGGACTATGCGACGTGTTGCGCAGAGCGGCCTGTGGCCTCGCGTTCGGGGACGGTGCCGGGACGCGCATGCGCGAACACCTCGAGCGCCTGCTGTCCGACAAACCGCGCGAACGCTTGCAGGCGGTGCTCGACGTGCTGGATTTGCTGTCGCAGCTTCCCGCCACGCCGCTTACGTCCCCGAGCGCATTCGATGCGCGGTCCGGCGCGCCGACTGGCCATGAATCCGATCAGATCAACCGCGTGCTCGCGTTGATCGAAACGCAGTTCGCGCATCCGCTTCGACTTTCTGCGCTTGCCAAGGCGTCGGGGCTTTCCGAGCGCTCGTTGACGCGGCATTTCACGCAGCATCTTGGCCAGAGCGTCGGGCGATACGTGACGCGCGTGCGAATCGGACACGCGTGCCGGATGTTGACGGAAACGCTAGCGCCCGTTTCCGTCATTGCGACGCGGTCCGGATTTTCGAACGTGGCGAATTTCAATCGGCAGTTCAAAGCCGCGAAAGACATGACACCGGTTCAATTCAGGCAGCAGTTCGTGGGCGCGCGGCATGCGGAGAATGAAATGTCACCGATGCTCACTGAGCGCTCGCCTTCTCTTCGGAGACTTCACAAGAAAGGGAACGGCAAGCGGCTGTCTCGGCTGTCAGGAGCGGGCCGGCAGTCCGAATGACGTGACCCCGGCGAGCAACGTTGCAGGCGAGCGCATTCCACCGGCTTCGGAAGGTCAATTACGACGCGGATTATGCCGCTAGGGGGAGAATGTCGATGCGGCCACCACTTGCGGCCGGTCGATTGCACACCTGGATCTGGAGACACTGCATGAACGAAGAAGCCCTGCGTGAAGCCTTGAACGCACACTGGCGAGCGTCGGCGGACGGCGATCTCGACGCCGAGCACGCTATCTACGATGACGATGCGATCTGCGACTACCCCCAATCAGGCGAGCGAATTCGCGGCCGAATCAATTTGCAGGCACTGCGCGCTCATCATCCCGGCAAGCCATCGGGTTTCGACGTCAGGCGAATTCAAGGCGACGGCAATCTCTGGATAACCGAGTACACCATCAACTATCAGGGGCGTATCGCGTACACGGTCAGCATGATGGAGTTCCGCGGAGGCAAGGTCGTCCACGAGACCCAGTATTTTGCGGATCCGTTCGAGGCACCGGGTTGGCGCAGTCAATGGGTTGAGCGGATCGAATGAAAGCGTGTTGCGGCGGTGTAGGACCAAGGGCGCTCAGCCGCGACCGTCAATCCATTTGTGCGCCCACCGGTGCGAGTGACGAATCGCTTCGTGCTCGTCGGAGAAATATTCGAGCGAATAGAACTGGTAGCGCGCCGTTCCGGACGATGTGCACGGTCGCTCGAGCACCAGGTTCGACGAGAAATAACCGTCAGACATGCGGTGCGCGGATGGGTGAACGGCGTAGCCGTGGTAATTCTCAATAGGTGTTTTTTGCATTTTAATTTTCGATGCGCGACTGCACACGGCGCCATCAAGGGCGCGGCAATTTGCGTTGGGGATTGCGTGCGTCGCTGGCGCCAGAAGGGATAGTGTCTGGCGACGAGACTGGCGCTTCAGGAAAGCGCCAGGGAGTGGGAGGCGGGTGCCACGAAGACGAAAGCTGCAGTCCGGGTCCTCGCGGGGACACCGGACCTGTTATCCGTTATAACGGCTTGATATTGGCGGCTTGAAGACCCTTGGGGCCACGCTTCGTTTCGAAGCTTACCTTCTGGTTTTCAGCGAGGCTCTTGAAACCGTCGCCCGAAATCTCGGAGAAGTGAGCAAAGAGGTCATCGCCGCCATTGTCGGGGGTAATGAAGCCGAAGCCCTTGCTGTCGTTGAACCACTTTACAGTACCGGTATCCATGAAGAATCCTTGAGAAAATAAATAAAGTTAGCTCCGGCGAGGAGCAGAAGAAGCGTCAAGGAGGGAATGGACAACGAATACCGCGGAGGGGAACGGGACTATTGATGAGCAGCACTCAGACTTCTTGAACTTCGCCACGACTTTAACACTTTGCGTGCGAACGGTCAAACGACTGTCTTCGGCGTCCGACTGAGGACATTGCCCGACGCAGCCGTTTCCCGCTCGCGGCGCTCCGTCGGGACGCAAACCGAACCCGCTCAGTACAGTTTCCTTGGCGGTTTCGACCGCCGAATGCGTTGTCGTTGACGGGCGACAGCCACTGCCTTCTTACGCTTGCGTTCGGCCGTCGGCTTCTCATAAGACATCCGAGCTCGCAGTTCCTTGATCAAACCGGTGTGCTCTATGGCTCTACGGAAGCGGCGCAGCGCGACCTCAAGCGGTTCATCTACCTTCGGAGTTATCGTAGTCAAATCAATCCTTGAGCTCGCCTCGAACAACGCGGTTCACCGCACATCCATCATGTTGATGATTTTCGTCGCTGTTGATAGGTGAGCTGGTTATAAGTCGGCAACGGATGCGCCATCGACCTTTCCGTCGATGATGTCCCTGCCGCGTTGATAGGCAGTCCTTCTAGCGACTCCGAAGTCGGCGACGGAGTCTCGCAACTGAAGCCGAAACACACGGCTATCGCTTGCTCCGACACGACAAATGCGTACCGCAACGTCGTAGCCTTCCGAATACCTGGAATGCGCGTCAAACCGGGCGAACGGGCGCGAAAAGACCAATGGATAAAGTTCGAACCCCTTGTAGGAGCCCAGTTGCAGTACCGACATGACAACGCTCTCCGACAAAGGGATGCCTCACTATACACGCTATTTGGCCCGGTTCCCGTTTGGCGAATCCGATGGCTGAAGCAATGATGCGGCTTTGCCTTGCGAGCCGCAAACCAGTGCGTCGCAGATGCCACCGGAGTGACGCGCGTTTCTTTCCCGCAAGAATTCGTTGTCCGCGCCGGCGTCCAGACAACGCTTCACTTGCCCGTGCCGCTCGCCTCAAAAGCCCCTCGATCATAAGCTTCGCGATAAGCCTTCCAATCCGCCGCGACCTGCGCCGCGCACTGCGCCGCAAGCTCGATCAACGGCATTTGCCAATCGCGCCGACTGCCAAACGCGATCAGATCATCCGCAATCGCCGACTTCTGCCGTCCTCCGCTGCGCAGTTGCGCCCACGCGCTCAACTGGGCCATGTTGTTGATCACTTCCTCGAGCCGCGGCAGCTTGCCGCCCCAGTCGGCAAGCGCGACACGATCTTCCGACGGCTGCAAACTCCGCAGCACATAGGAGCGCTGGTTGAATTCGACCGCGTGCAAAAACGCCTGCGAGACCGCCTGATTGCGCCGCTGCACTTCGACGACCCGCTGCGCCTCGGTCTGCCACTTCGGCTGCGTTACCTTCACGTGCGCACTCACCGACGACGGCAGCGCCTCTTTCAGATCGATCAGGTAATTGCCATCCGGCGAGCCTTTGCCCTCGACCAGAATCACATAACGATCGACACCCAGGCTGCCAGTCCCCGCGATGCGCCGCGCGACATCGAGCGTGCGGTAGAACTCGGGGTTCGGCTCCGTCAGCGCGAATCGCTGCATGAACTGCTCGACCGCCGCGCGCCGTTCGTCGCTGACGGGTAGCGCTTTCTTGCCGTCGACCTTCAGCATGCGCGTCTTGCCCTTGAGCACAGTGCGGCGGTCCAGATGCGCGGCGCGCGTGCGGCTGGCGAGCGCGACGAACAGATCGCGCACCATGCCGGTCGCGGTCTCCGCTTCGATCCAGCGCGACTTGCCGTCCGCGAGCGCGGCGCTGTAGGCATCGAGCGCGGTATGGCAAAGCGCGAGCGCCTCGGCGCGGCTCAGCTTGAGATCGGCCGCGCCAACCAGCACGCTCGTCAACAGACGCACGAGCTCGTAGGAAGCCGGCGCAAGACAGGCTTCGTCGAAGTCGTTGTTGTCGAAGTAGACGAGGCGATTGTCGCCCTTGTAGCTGCCGAAGTTTTCGAAGTGCATATCGCCGCAGATCCACACGTGCGGCGCATCGTCGAGCACCTTCGCGCGCGGCAGACGCTCGTAGAACAGATGACAGGTGCCGCGCAGAAACACGAACGGCGAACCGCGCATGGCTTTGTATTTCATCGCGAGCCGTTCGGGGTCGCGCCCGGCGTTGAAACTGGCGATGATGTTTGTGATATCGGACATAGCGGTTCCGTTGGATGAGCCAGCTCGTCGTGAGCGCCATGCCTGCTGCCGTGAGTTCGGCGCACCGCGAATTCGATGCGGGTTCACCTCGGATGCAGCGAACTCACCAGCGCCTGCAGATCGACCGGGCGCACATGGATCATGCCGCCACGCGGGCTGTCGATATCGGCGATTAGCGAAAACGCCAGCGCCACCACGAGCGGCACGACCAGCAGCAAGCCAGCGCCGGCCGTCAGTGCTCGCGCGCCGTAGCCGACCAGAAGATTCGCGCCAATCGCGATGAGCGTCATCAACCCCCATGCTGCATACGGGATGCGGTTCCACCACGCGGCCTGCGCGTAGCCTTGGGTGTTCAGCACGTCGTTGATCGCGCTCACCACGAGCGCCGTGATCGGCGTCGGTTGAGCGACCGCTGCATTCCTGACCCTCGTCCACATTTCCTGTTGCAGGCGCGTGGTGTCCGCGTCGACTCTGTCGAGTTCCCGCGCATCGCGTGTCGTGTAGAACAGCGCGCGCACGTCGAGGTACTTGACGAGCAACGCGCGGACGGCGGCCGCATCGGCGGCGGGGAGCAGGTCGGCGCGCAGGTAGGCGGTGCTGATCGCACTCGCCTCCTCTTCCTCATAATGTTCGCGAAGGTCGTAGCGGCCGACCGCCATCGAGAACGTAAAGCCGATGATCAGCGCGAGCAGCGTCAACGTCGCGGTCTGGATCACGCTGAAGTCGTCGCGGGCATCGTCGGCGATGGTTCCGACGCGCCGCAATATCGTGGCGCCGATGCGCGCCGCCAACCACATCGATATGAACGACAGCAGAAACACGAGCTCGGCATGATTCAGTACGTTTGGCATGGCGCGCGTTTTTTCTTTTGCTGAGAGTCTGGGAACGCTGGCGGACTGAAACGACTACGACGACGATGCATGCCTATCCGCCTGCATGATAAGCGTCGCGGGCAGTTCGCGACTAGCACCCTTGCCCACCGAACCTGCGCCGGTACATGCCCGGACTCGTCGACGTGAGCCGGCGAAAATGCCGCCGCAGCGATTCCTCGGACCCGAACCCCGCCAGCTGGGCGACACGCGCCATCGGCAGCGGCGTCGCGGCTTCGAGCAACTCACGCGCGATGGCGACGCGTTCCCTGACGAGCCATTCATAAGGCGCCATGCCGGTTGCGTCGCGGAACTGCCGTTGCAGCGTGCGCGGGCTCATCGCCGCGCGCCCGGCGAGCGAGCGCAGCGTATGCGGCTCGGCCGCATGGCTGCGCAGCCAGTCCATTAGCTTCGCGACACGCCCGCCTTCGTCGTGCGGCATCGGGCGCGGCACGAACTGCGCCTGGCCGCCCTCGCGATGCGGCGGCACCACGAGCCGTTGCGCGACCCGATTCGCGACGGCGCTGCCATGATCGCGCCGCACCAGATGCAGCAGCATGTCGAGCCCGGCCGCCGATCCCGCCGACGTGATCACCTGACCTTCATCGACATACAGCGCATCGGGTTGCACGCGCAGGTGCGCATAGCGCTGCTGCAACTTGTCGGCGTAGCGCCAGTGGGTGGTCACGGTCTTGCCGTCGAGCACGCCGGCCGCCGCCAGCACGAACACGCCCGAGCAGATCGAACAGAGCCGCGCGCCGCGCTCGTAGGCCGCGCGAAGCTTGCGCAGCAGCGCGGCCGGCGGCACTTCGTCGGCATCGCGCCAACCCGGAATCACGATCGTGTCGGCGCTCGCGAGCAGCTTCAGCGTGTACGGCGCGGCCAGCGTAATGCCGCCCGCCGCGCGGATCGGACCGGGCTCGCCCGCGCAGACCGCGAAGCGATACCAAGGCACGCCGAGTTCGGGCCGCTCGAGCGCGAACAGTTCGGTCACGCAGCCGAATTCGAAGGTGCAGAGCCGGTCGTAGGCCAGCGCGACGACGAGATGATTGTGCATGGCGCGATGTTACCGAAGATTGACGATCACGCCACTTATCCGTCGCCCCGCCACGCGCCACAATCGTCGGGCCTGAAACGCGCGCGCCAGACCACTCGTCAATTCAACCGTTCCTTGCCATGACTTACGACAAACACACCGCCGCCCCGAACGCCGTCACCACGATCCCCGCCGCCGACAGCGCCGCGGCGCTCGCGCACTTTCACGCGTCGCTGCGCTTCGAAACCGATTGCGCCGACGTCCACGCCGCGCTAGCGAGCGGCGCGCCCGGCTTCGTGCTGCTCGACGTACGCAGTCCCGCGCTGTTCACGCAGGGACACCTGCCGGGCGCGCTCAATCTGCCGCACGGCAAGATCGTCGCGTCGAAGCTCGCGGCCTATGCGCTGGACACTTTGTTCGTTACGTACTGCGCGGGCCCGCACTGCAACGGTGCAGCGCGCGGCGCACTGCGGCTCGCCCAGCTCGGGCGGTCCGTCAAGCTGATGGCAGGCGGCATCACCGGCTGGCTCGACGAGGGCTTCGCGCTGAGCCGTCACGACGCCGATTCGGCGTCCGATCCGCGCTCCGATGCATAGCCTGCCCGCACCCCACACGCGTTCCAGCGCGGCATCGGCCGACGACCGCGCACCCGTTTCGTGCCGTGACAGCAAATCTCAAATAAGTTCAACAAAGTTGAAAAACTGCCGATAACATGTCCGCCGGACTCCTCCGCGCGGACCCAATATGCAGAGTTCTTACAATTTCTGGCTCGTGACGATTTCGTTCGCGGTCGCGACCCTCGCGTCATACACCGCGCTCAATCTGACAGGCCGCATCTTTCTGCTCGCCACGGCGCCCCGGCGGCATGCATGGCGGCTCGGCGGCGCGCTGGCGCTCGGCGTCGGCATCTGGTCGATGCACTTCGTCGCGATGCTCGCGTTCTCGCTGCCGATCCCGCTCGGCTACGACCTCGCAACAACCGCCTGTTCGCTGGCCCTCGCGATCGGCGCCTCGTATCTGGCGCTCTCCTTGACGACCCAGCAGCGCCTGACGCCGGGCCGGCTGCTGACGGGCGGCGTGGTGATGGGCATCGGTATCGCCGGCATGCATTACACCGGAATGGCGGCGCTGCGCATGGCGCCCGCGATCCACTACCGACCGGGATGGTTCGCGGCCTCGATCGCAATCGCGGTTGGCGCGTCGAGCGCCGCGCTGTGGATGGCGCGCGCGCTCAGCAACGAACAGCAGCGCCATATCGCGAGCAAACGTCTCGCCGCGGCGCTGGTGATGGGCATCGCCATCAGCGGCATGCACTACGCCGGCATGGCCGCCGCCGACTTCGCGCCCGGCGCGATCTGCGGCGCGGCCAACGGCATGCACGCGCAATGGCTCGCCACCTCGGTGATCCTGCTCACGTTCGCGGTCCTGATCGTCACGCTGATGCTGACCCGCTTCGACGTGCGTACCACCCTCCTGCTCGGCGCGGTGTCGAAGCTGAACGGCCAGATCGTGCGCCTCGCGACGCTCGACGTGCTCACGGGCCTGCCGAACCGCGCGACGCTGACGGAGCGGATCGAACGCGCGATTAGCGGCGCGCGCCGCCAGCGTACGACGTTCGCAGTGCTGTTCATGGATCTCGACGGCTTCAAGACGATCAACGATTCGCTCGGCCACTCGGCCGGCGATGCGGTGCTCTCCGCGTTCGCGCAACGCCTGCAGCAATGCGTGCGTTCGAGCGACACCGTCGCGCGGCTCGGCGGCGACGAGTTCGTCGTGCTCGCGGAGGAGCTCGGGTCCGCCGCCGACGCGGCTGCGCTCGCCGACGGCGTGCTCGAGCGGATGCGCCAGGGCACCTGGAGCGACGAACAACCGCTGCAGGTGATGCCGAGCATCGGCATTGCGCTCTATCCGCGCGATGGCGACAGCGTCGAGACGCTGCTCAAGCATGCGGATGCCGCGATGTACGAAGCGAAGCGCGCCGGCCGCGGCACCTACCGCTTCTTCGAACGCGCGATGAACGAGGCCGCGACGCGCACGTTGAAGATCCAGCAGGTGCTGCATGAAGCCTTCGCGAACGATCGTTTCTCGCTGATGTTCCAGCCGAAGTTTCATGGCGGCGGCGACGCGCTCGCGGGCGCCGAGGCGCTGATCCGTCTGCACGATCCCGAGCTGGGCGCGCTGACGCCGCTTGAATTCATCCCGGTCGCCGAGCGTTCCGGACAGATCGTGCAGATCGGCTACTGGGTCGTGCGCGAAACCTGCCGGCGCATTCGCGGCTGGATCGAACAGGGCCTGCCGACGATGAAGGTGGCGATCAACCTGTCGCCGCGTCAATTGCTGCAGCCGGAGCTCGTCGAGACGATCCTCGACATCGTCAGTGCCGAGGGCGTCGCGTGCGAGCAGATCATGTTTGAAATCACCGAGACCGTCGCGATGCAGGACGCCGCGCGCACCGTCGAAGTGATCCGCGCGTTCCAGCAGTGCGGCTTCGACATCTCGATCGACGACTTTGGCACCGGTTATTCGAGCCTCGCGTATCTGCAGCGCTTCCGGGCGAAGCAGTTGAAGATCGACCGCTTCTTCACCCACGGTCTCGACGCGAACGGCACCGCGGGCAGCGCGATCGTGTCGGCAATCATCGCGCTCGCGCACTCGCTCGAAATGGACGTGGTCGCCGAGGGTGTCGAAACGCAATCGCAACTCGACAAGCTGCGCTCGATGATGTGCGACGAGATGCAGGGCTTCCTGCTCGGCCAGCCGATCAGCGCCGACGACTTCGGCGAAATGCTCAGAGCGCGAATGATGACCGCGTAGGCGAAGCGCGGTTTGGACCGGTTGCCCATGGGCGCATACCCATACGCCGACGCTGACGGGATCGATCTGGTCTGACCTCTTCCCCTCCTCAACGCGAGATTCAGCGCGACGAAACGCTCGGCCGCCAATGCGTCGACGCCGCGATCGCTTCGCTCCCACCCGCGGACATCGTCGTGAAGAGCTCGAAGTCGAGCCGCATGCCGGCCCGCCGACAAAATCGCTTGACTTCTGCACGCGGCAAACTAATATACGCACCGCGTATATCACCGCGTTGTGCTGCCTTACTCCCTCGCCCCAAAATTTGCGACAGGTGCCCTGATGAGCGTTCCGCAACAAGCCTTCCTACGCGATGCGATGCGTCGCCTGAACATGACGCGCGACACGTTCGCGAACCGTATCGGCGTGTCGCGCCGGGCGCTGGATACGTGGCTGCTGCCGGACGACTCGCAAGAATCGCGGGCGATGCCGGAAATCGTCGAGCGCTTCGTGTCGGAGATCGTCGCGAGCAGCGAGCCGGGGGAAGGATATACGCAAAGCGTAGATTCGCAATCACTCGCGAGCCAGATGCTGTTCGAGGGCAAACCGCAACTGCTGTCGGTCGATCAGTTTTCGCGCGACGCGGTCGAGGCGCTGTTTCGCGTCGCCGACATCATGCAGCCGATCGCGCAGCGCCGCAAAATCTCACGCGTGCTCGAAGGCGCGGTGCTCGGCAATCTGTTCTTCGAGGCGAGCACGCGTACCCGTGTCAGCTTCGGCGCGGCGTTCTGCCGACTCGGCGGCTCGGTGTGCGACACCACCGGCTTCACGTTTTCGTCGATGGCGAAGGGAGAATCGATCTACGACACCAGCCGTGTGATGAGCGGCTATGTCGATGCGCTGGTGATCCGCCACCCGGAGCAAGGCTCGGTGGCCGAATTCGCGCGCGCGACCAACGTGCCGGTGATCAATGGCGGCGACGGTCCCGGCGAACATCCGAGCCAGGCGCTGCTCGATCTCTACACGATCCAGCGCGAGTTTTCGCGTCTCGGCAAGATCGTCGACGGCGCGCATATCGCGCTGGTCGGCGACCTGAAGTACGGACGGACCGTGCATTCGCTCGTGAAGTTACTGGCACTGTATCGCGGCATCAAATTCACGCTGATCTCCCCGCCGATGCTCGAAATGCCGGGCTACATCATCGAGCAGATCTCACGCAACGCTCACGTGATCGAACAAACGCACGACCTGCACACCGGTCTGCGCGGCGCCGACGTCGTGTACGCGACGCGCATCCAGAAGGAGCGCTTCACGAACGAATCGTTCGAGGGCTACACGCCCGATTTCCAGATCAACCAGGCGCTCGTCGACAGCGTGTGCGGCGCCGACACGCTGATCATGCACCCGCTGCCGCGCGACAGCCGCCCCGGCGCGAACGATCTGAGCACCGATCTCAATCACGACTCGCGGCTCGCGATTTTCCGGCAAACCGACAACGGCATCCCGGTGCGGATGGCGATTTTCGCGGTGCTGCTCGGTGTCGACAAGCAGGTCCAGCATTCGATGCGCGATGCCGCGTGGCGCCCACCGGCCTACCTCGGTCCGGACGACGCGGTGTTTCACGGGATCGATTAAACCTCGCAGCCGTTCGCCAGTCAGGCCGCGGCGCGCGCGTCACGCATGTCGCGCGCCGCCTGCCGGAACGTGCCGGCAAAGAACGACACCTGATATTTGACCGCGTTCGACCAGTACTTCCATGTATGGCCACCGGGCCGCTCGGCGTAACCGTGCGGCACGCCGAGTTCGACGAGCCGCTCGTGCAGCAGGCGGTTCGACTGCACGAGCGAGTCGCTCGCGCCGCAATCGATCGTCAGCGCGATATGGTCACGGCCGAAATCTTCCGCACTCGCGACGATCGCTACGCGATTCCAGAAGTCCGCATACTGCATCGGGTCGCCGAACACACGTTCGATGCCCGGCTCACCCTCGCTGCGGCGCGGGTCCACCGCGCCGCTCATGCTGCCCGCCGCGCCGAAAGCGTCGGGCCGGTCGAGCGCAATACGTAGCGCGCCGAATCCTCCCATGCTCAAGCCCGTGATAGCGCGCGCCTGCTTCGTCGCGATCGTGCGGAAATGGC
This genomic window contains:
- a CDS encoding putative bifunctional diguanylate cyclase/phosphodiesterase; protein product: MQSSYNFWLVTISFAVATLASYTALNLTGRIFLLATAPRRHAWRLGGALALGVGIWSMHFVAMLAFSLPIPLGYDLATTACSLALAIGASYLALSLTTQQRLTPGRLLTGGVVMGIGIAGMHYTGMAALRMAPAIHYRPGWFAASIAIAVGASSAALWMARALSNEQQRHIASKRLAAALVMGIAISGMHYAGMAAADFAPGAICGAANGMHAQWLATSVILLTFAVLIVTLMLTRFDVRTTLLLGAVSKLNGQIVRLATLDVLTGLPNRATLTERIERAISGARRQRTTFAVLFMDLDGFKTINDSLGHSAGDAVLSAFAQRLQQCVRSSDTVARLGGDEFVVLAEELGSAADAAALADGVLERMRQGTWSDEQPLQVMPSIGIALYPRDGDSVETLLKHADAAMYEAKRAGRGTYRFFERAMNEAATRTLKIQQVLHEAFANDRFSLMFQPKFHGGGDALAGAEALIRLHDPELGALTPLEFIPVAERSGQIVQIGYWVVRETCRRIRGWIEQGLPTMKVAINLSPRQLLQPELVETILDIVSAEGVACEQIMFEITETVAMQDAARTVEVIRAFQQCGFDISIDDFGTGYSSLAYLQRFRAKQLKIDRFFTHGLDANGTAGSAIVSAIIALAHSLEMDVVAEGVETQSQLDKLRSMMCDEMQGFLLGQPISADDFGEMLRARMMTA
- a CDS encoding aspartate carbamoyltransferase, whose amino-acid sequence is MSVPQQAFLRDAMRRLNMTRDTFANRIGVSRRALDTWLLPDDSQESRAMPEIVERFVSEIVASSEPGEGYTQSVDSQSLASQMLFEGKPQLLSVDQFSRDAVEALFRVADIMQPIAQRRKISRVLEGAVLGNLFFEASTRTRVSFGAAFCRLGGSVCDTTGFTFSSMAKGESIYDTSRVMSGYVDALVIRHPEQGSVAEFARATNVPVINGGDGPGEHPSQALLDLYTIQREFSRLGKIVDGAHIALVGDLKYGRTVHSLVKLLALYRGIKFTLISPPMLEMPGYIIEQISRNAHVIEQTHDLHTGLRGADVVYATRIQKERFTNESFEGYTPDFQINQALVDSVCGADTLIMHPLPRDSRPGANDLSTDLNHDSRLAIFRQTDNGIPVRMAIFAVLLGVDKQVQHSMRDAAWRPPAYLGPDDAVFHGID
- a CDS encoding alpha/beta hydrolase, producing MNPVHTFWLILMLIAPPTWAFQSRVVNIPSAAMHRTFEATVVLPDQYARGSQAPRFPVVYVLHGSGGDYTDWTANSRIGKLADRYHVILVMPDGGHESWYIDSPVDPRSRYGTYVGTEVVAYIDSHFRTIATKQARAITGLSMGGFGALRIALDRPDAFGAAGSMSGAVDPRRSEGEPGIERVFGDPMQYADFWNRVAIVASAEDFGRDHIALTIDCGASDSLVQSNRLLHERLVELGVPHGYAERPGGHTWKYWSNAVKYQVSFFAGTFRQAARDMRDARAAA